One Sulfoacidibacillus ferrooxidans genomic window, GGAGTCTATTGTTGCTATACAGAAAATGCTCATGTTAAAACTTTTAATGGATGTGAGATTACGCCACCGCCTAAACATAGATCATCTGCATAAAACACAACCGACTGCCCGGGAGTTACAGCGCGTTCTTTCTCGTCAAACTGCACTTGATACTCGCCGTTAGGTAAACGAGTGACAGTTACGTTACGATCAGGTTGTCGATAGCGAATCTTTGCCGTGCATCGAAATGTATCTGCGAATGGTAGTGACTCATTAGAAATAAAGTGCACATCAGAGGCAATTAATCCCTCTGAATAAAGGTGTGGGTTATGAAATCCTTGCTCGACATAGAGGATGTTTTTATGGATATCCTTGTCGACGACAAACCAAGGCTCACCGCTCCCGTTTGATCCACCGATACCAAGCCCATGCCGTTGTCCGATGGTGTAATACATGAGTCCCTGGTGCGTTCCAATCAGGGTTCCAGACATGGTCCGCATCTCACCTGGTTGAGCGGGGAAGTAGCGACTGAGAAACTCACCAAAATTGCGTTCGCCGATAAAACAAACACCTGTACTATCCTTTTTTTTAGCGGTGGCAAGGCCAGAGCGTAACGCGATGTCACGGACTTCCGTTTTCTTTAGTTGTCCAAGCGGAAAAAGGGTCTTTGCAAATGCACTCTGTTCAACTGTGTGAAGAAAGTAGGTTTGGTCTTTTGTTTGATCAAGTGAACGCCCGAGTAGCCACTCGCCTTCTCGTTCGCGCAATGTCGCATAGTGACCTGTCGCCAGATAATCGGCTCCAATGGCTAATGCTTTTTGCAATAACTCTTTAAATTTAATTTCACGGTTACACATCACATCTGGATTTGGAGTGCGTCCACGTTCGTATTCGTCTAAAAAATATTGAAAAACGCGATCCATATACTCTTTTTCGAAATTAACACTATAACTTGGGATGTCTAGTTGGTCACACACACGCTGCACATCTTCATAATCAGCAGCAGCTGTACATACGCCAGATTCATCAACTTCATCCCAGTTTTTCATAAACATGCCTACAACATCGTACCCCTGCTCTTTAAGAAGCAGAGCGGTGACGGAGGAGTCCACTCCTCCTGACATCCCGACGACGACGCGAGTATCTTGTGGTTTTTTGCTCATATATACTGTCGCCTCCAATCAATGAAGTTCTTGTAATATCTGTCTATTTTTACGATGGTTTAGTACAATAAGCACAAAAAAGCAACACGCGGCAATGCCTGCTGCTAAGACTCCAACACCGTACATAAGGCTTGGCCCACCTGCATGCAATAATATACCATTAAATAAATTTCCAACCATAACAGCGATGCCACCACATACCATACCGAAAATACTTTGCCCTGTCGCTTGCAGATCAGATGGGGAGATATAAGCAACATAATCAACCGCCGCAATATAAAAGAAGCCAAATGAAGCGCCGTGTAGTACTTGAATAAAGACGTCAACTAATGGAATCTTAACCCATGCCATCACCGCAAAACGTGTACAAAAGGCAAGAGCAGCAAGTAATAACGTTTTTTCTCGACCTAATCGCACAATTAATTTGGATGCGATGAGCATAGATGGAATATTGCTAAGCGAAGCGATCATAAAGGCGATACCAGTCCAATCAAAGGGACCACCTATATCGTGAAAAGCAAGCGCAAAATAGGTGTCGTATGACGTTAACGTTGCACTGAGTAGAAAGCCACCTACTAAAAATAATAAAAAACGCCGATTGGCCAAAAAATGTTGCATTCCTGTAAGTGCAGAACGCTTAAATTCAATGGCAGTCGTTGGACGAGGTAGAGTCAATGCAATAAGCGCTGTTGTTACACCAATGATGGCGCGGGGCAACCACAAAAATACAACTGAGATGTGAGCTAAAAATAGACCAGCTGTATAAGCTCCCACAGCATATCCGAAACTCCCGAAGATCCGAACAGTACTATAGGATGTTTGTGCTTCGCGCGCTGTTCGAACGGCGTATGCATCAGCAATAGGTGTTTGTGCAACGCTAAATAGTGATGAAGTAACTCCAATAAAAAG contains:
- the mnmA gene encoding tRNA 2-thiouridine(34) synthase MnmA produces the protein MSKKPQDTRVVVGMSGGVDSSVTALLLKEQGYDVVGMFMKNWDEVDESGVCTAAADYEDVQRVCDQLDIPSYSVNFEKEYMDRVFQYFLDEYERGRTPNPDVMCNREIKFKELLQKALAIGADYLATGHYATLREREGEWLLGRSLDQTKDQTYFLHTVEQSAFAKTLFPLGQLKKTEVRDIALRSGLATAKKKDSTGVCFIGERNFGEFLSRYFPAQPGEMRTMSGTLIGTHQGLMYYTIGQRHGLGIGGSNGSGEPWFVVDKDIHKNILYVEQGFHNPHLYSEGLIASDVHFISNESLPFADTFRCTAKIRYRQPDRNVTVTRLPNGEYQVQFDEKERAVTPGQSVVFYADDLCLGGGVISHPLKVLT
- a CDS encoding MFS transporter, with protein sequence MLGQSLDAMIASHSRHTLRKVRGYYLINGVAGGIFGPYLSLLFIHNGFNSTKIGVILSVATLMGILAQPVWGQIVDRFQMTRSALLVGSLIPALLVAFYNSTWFYMVLFIGVTSSLFSVAQTPIADAYAVRTAREAQTSYSTVRIFGSFGYAVGAYTAGLFLAHISVVFLWLPRAIIGVTTALIALTLPRPTTAIEFKRSALTGMQHFLANRRFLLFLVGGFLLSATLTSYDTYFALAFHDIGGPFDWTGIAFMIASLSNIPSMLIASKLIVRLGREKTLLLAALAFCTRFAVMAWVKIPLVDVFIQVLHGASFGFFYIAAVDYVAYISPSDLQATGQSIFGMVCGGIAVMVGNLFNGILLHAGGPSLMYGVGVLAAGIAACCFFVLIVLNHRKNRQILQELH